Part of the Salinigranum rubrum genome is shown below.
TGCCTTGTACGCCAGGATATCGGCGATGACGTCGCCGTAGGCACCCCGTCCGCGGAATCGTTCTTGCGCTGCCGGCGGGAGGTACGCCGGTTCGGTCACGTCGAGACCGACGACGGTCGGCCACGCGTCCTGAACGACCCGGGCGGCCGCCGCCGCATCGACGTAGAAGTTGAACGACGCCTGCGGCGTCACGTTCCCCGTCGTCTTCAGCGCGCCACCCATCTGGTAGATGTCGGCGACCCTGTCGGGGAGCGTCGGGTCACGGGCGACTGCCAGTGCGATGTTCGTCTGGGGACCGACGGCCGCGATGGTCAGGTCGTCGCCGTGCTCGCGGGCCTGCTCGAGGATGAACTCGACGGCGTGTGCTTCGATCGGTTCGGTCGTCGGGTCCGGAAGCGCCTCGCGGACGGTCTCCGGCATTCCACCCGGGCCGTGGACGTACTCGGCCATCACGAGTTCGTCGGCGAATGGCCGGCCGGCACCCTGCGCGACGGGCACGTCCGCTCGGTCGACGAACTCGAGCAGTGCAAGCGCGTTCGTGGTGGTGTTCTCGACGGTGGTGTTGCCCATCACCGTCGTGAGTCCCACGACCTCGACGTCGTCGTTCCCGAGTGCCATCAGAATCGCGAGCGCGTCGTCGATCCCGGGGTCGACGTCGAGCAGCAACTTCTCGACCATCAGTTCCCCTCCGGTGGGGCATCCCACTCCTCGCCGTTGTCCTGCGGGTCGTATCCGAGAACGTCACGTGCGTGCTCGATGCTGAACCACCGACGGTCGTTGTCGCTGACGCCGTTGAATACGTCGAACTCCACGTCGTCGTCTTGGAGACAGCAGTGGACCTCCTGTGCTAGGTCGCGCCGCGATTGCCACATTGCTTTCATCCGCGCGACCTGTCGCTCGTACTCGGGGCTACCTCGCTCCCACTCGCCGTCGTCGACACCGTGTTCGGCGTCGCCGTACGGGTGGTCGTACTCGGCGTGTCGGACGCTGCAGATGCGAAGCGCGTAGAACTGGGTGGGGTACTCGTAGTTCTCTGTGTAGTACCTCCCGAGGTCCTCTCCGTACGATTTCGACGCCCCGTAGTGGGAGTCGGGACGCCGTGGCGACTCCTCGTCGACCAGTAACTCGAAGTCCGGTTCGTAAATCTCCGGGGCGAACTCCACCTCGTACATCCCGACGACGTGGTTGGTCGACCCGAAGACGAACGTCTCGACACCCGCGTCAGCCACCGCTTTGAGCGTGTTGTACGTCCCGATGACGTTGTTCTCCAGCACCTGTTCGAACGTGCCGTCGGTCTCCGGGTAGCCCGCGAGGTGGATCACCGCGTCCGTGTCGTCGAAGGCCGGCCGCATCTCCTCGTAGTTCGATACGTCGGCGACGAACGTGTCGTACTCCTCGCGGTCGGACCGGTTCAGGTAGGTGAACTCGTACTCGTCGCGGTCGGCGAGGTGGTCGATTATCGCCGTTCCGACCCGGCCGAATGCTCCCGTCAGTAGGACGTTCTGGGTCATATCCTGTATCCGCTACGTTTCGCCGCGCTCGTAAAAGTGTTCAGGTCGGCCCTCCGGCGACGTTCAGAGACGTGACGGCGAATCCGGAAACGCCCCCAGGCGAGACTGAACGGGGACTTTCGAGCGCATCTCGACGGTGACTCTGCTCGGTTCGCTCTCGTCTGAACGGCCCGTTCCATCCAGCGTAACAGTATTGTAACCGGATACTCGATGTGAACCCATGTCGCCATCAGTTCCACCGTCTCTGGAGTACTTCGGCCTCTCGTCGTTCGCCTTGACAGCGGATGAGACGCGACTCCTCGTCGACCCGTGGGTGAGCGACCCCGACTGGACCGACGCGACGGTTTCGGACCTCGAAGACGTGGACGCAATCTTCGTCACCCACGGTGCGTACGACCACTTAGGAGACACCGCACGAATCGCCGACGCCTCCGGTGCGACGGTGTACACCGAACCGGCCGTCGCGGACCATCTCGTGGTCGAGGGGCTTCCCGAATCGCAGGTCGACCGAGTCATCTGGGGCAACACGGTCACTGTCGCAGGGATTCAGGTCCGAGTCATCGAAACCCGCCACCTCTCGTACTTCGAGTCGGACGGCCAACGGGTGTCCGGAATGCCGCTCGGATTCCACTTCGAGTTCGCCGACGCGAGTCTGTACTACGTCGGCGACACCTCGCTGTTCAGTGACCTCGAACTGTTCGTCGAGGTGAACACGCCGGATGTCGTCCTCCTCCCGGTCGGGAGTGCGCCTGGTGACCGTGCACCACTTCCGCCACGCGATGCCGCGATCGCGGCTTCCTGGCTCTCAGTCGACACCGTGATTCCGGTCCATTACGTCCCGGGAAGCGAGGAAGTCGACCAGTTCAGACGCGAACTCGACCGTCGGAGGACAGGTGACAGTCCGGAGGTCGTCGCGTTGTCGGCCGACGAGCGCTACGAACTGTAGTCGTCGCCGCCCTCGAACCCGAGCGGATGGAGAGCCGAACCGTTCTTCCCATGCGTCGAGGTGAGACGTGACCGCTGCGCTTCAGATTCGGAACGCTTCGAGAGCGTCCCTATCCAGTTCGACACCGTGACCGGGGCGCTGAGGGAGTTGAATCATCCCGTCCTCGGGCTCGATCGGGTGTTCGAGGACGTCGTCGAACGCTTTCACGTCCGAGTCACGGTAGAAGTACTCGATCCAGAGACCGTTCTCGATCGCCGCGAGCAACTGGATGTGGAGGTCCCAGTTGTAGTGGGGTGCGACCGGGATGTCGTGGCTCGCTGCCGTGTTGGCGACGCGCATCCACTCGGTCACCCCGCCGACCACAGTCACGTCCGGCTGGATGACCTCGACGGCGTCCTCGCGGATGAGGTCTCTGAAGCCGTAGCGGTTGAACTCCAGTTCGCCCCCCGCGACCGCGTAGTCGAGCGCCTCGTTCACCTCACGGTAGAGGTCGAGGCTGTCGGGCATCACCGGTTCCTCGATGAAGTACGGGTCGTACTCCGCGAACTTTCGGCAGGCACGGACGGCTTCCTGCTTGTTCTTCCACTTGCCGTTGGCGTCCATCAGGAGCGTCCGGTTCGGGCCGATGGCTTCACGGGCGACGCGAACCCGTTCGACCTCCTCCTCGACGGGTTTCCGCCCGACCTTCATCTTCACGACGTCGTGGCCGCGCTCGACGTACCGCTCCATCTCCTCTCGGAGTCCCTCGAGACCCTTCCCTTCGCGATAGTAGCCGCCGCTGGCGTACGCCGGAACCTCGTCGGCGTGTCCACCCAGGAGTTTGTACAGCGGCATCCCAGCCGCCTTCGCCTTGATGTCCCACAGGGCGGTGTCGATACACGAGATCGCGCGGACCATCACGCCCTTCCGACCGATCTGGACGGTCCCGTCGAACATCTCCCGCCAGAGGCGAGACGTATCTCGGGGGTCCTCCCCTTCGACCATCGGTGCGAGGACGCTCTCGACGGCCTGTGCGACGACATCCGCGCCCCCGTAGCCGAGCGTGTAGCCCAGTCCCTCGGTGCCGTCCTCGGTCCGGACGTACACGATGGCGTGGTCACGCTCCTCGACGACGCGGGTCGCGAAGGCGACGGGTTCTTTCAGCGGAATCGATACTGCGAAGCTCTCTACTTCTGTAATTCTCATTGGTATGCGTGTCTCTATCCGAGTCCGTTTGTAAAACGTTTCCGACCGGGGAACAGGTCGCTCATGGTCCGTGTCGTCCCCGTCATCTCACCACGTCCGCCTGGGCGGTGCCGACCCCTTCGACCTCTGCCCTGACGTCGTCGCCGGGACGAATCTGCTTTGCACCGGGCGTTCCGGTCGAGATCACGTCGCCGGGTTCCAGCGTCATGACCGTCGAGTGGAACCTGACCAGTTCCCGAGGGGACGTCATCATGTTTCGAATGCGGTTCTCTGCGGCCGCCTCGTGGTTGACGACCGTACTCACCGAGAGCTCTTCGAGTGGGCCAACGTCGTCGGTCGTCGTCATCCACGGACCGAACACGAGGAACGAATCGAAACTCTTCGCCCGGGTGAGAAACCGCGGGTTCCGTTCGAGGATGTCCTCCGCAGTCATATCGATGACTGGAACGTACCCGGCGACGACGTCGTCGACCTCGTCGACGTCGTCGAGGTCGGAGCACGTCTGACCGACGACGACCGCGAGCTCCGCCTCCGCAGTCACACGGTCGGAGACCTCTTCGGGCGGGAGTCGGATGGGTCCACCGGGTCCGGTGACGGTCGTCGCCGGCTTCATGAAACTGGCCGGTTCCGTCGGCCGCTCCTCTCGCAGGTCCGACGCGTGGTCGGCGTAGTTCAGCCCGATCCCCCAGAGTTTCCCCGGGGTATCGAGTGGGGCGGCGAACGAGAGCTGCTCCGACGGAATGGGTTTGGCGGGGACCTCTCCGAGTGTGGGGAGGTTCCCCTCAGCAGCCAATGGGAGCGCGTCCATGACTGTCGTGAGGGAGGGAACGGCTGCTGAGAGCGGGACGAACCCGCTCTCGTCACCGAGCATCGCTCGACCGTCGATAGTGCGTGCGAGTCGTGGCATTGTCTTAGGTTGTCTGGTTACAGGTTCGATGCGCCCTGTCCCCCGTCGACCGGGATGGCGACGCCGTTGATGAAGCTCGACCGTTCCGAGGAGAGGTAGGCGACGACGTCGCCCAACTCTTCGGGGTCGCCGATGCGTCCGAGGGGATTGATCTCACCTTTCGCATCGAGTCCCTCCTCGTAGCTGTCGTACTCGCCGCGGTCGACGGCCGCCTGGATGAGTTCTCGCTGTCGGTCTGTCTCGTGAGGCGCGGGAAGGACGGCGTTCGCCCTGACTTCCGGTGCGAGTTCCTTCGAGAGCGTCTTCTCCAGTCCGATGACGCTCATTCGGACCGAGTTCGACAGCACAAGCGAGGGAATCGCCTCTTTGACGCTCCGAGACGTGATGGTGACGATGGTCCCGCCGCCGTCGCGGAGATGGGGGGTCGCTTCGTGCGCGAGTCTGACCGCGCTCATCACGAGGAGATCGAACGCGTCGTACCAGTCCGAGTCGTCCATCTCCACGAACGCGCCGCTCGGTGGGCCCCCCGCGTTCGTCACGAGGTGATCGATCCCACTGTACCGCTCTACTGTCCGGTTGACGAGTCGTTCGATCTCCCCAGCATCGGTCAGGTCTGCCTGTACTCCGAGCACGTCACCCTCTGAGACACGCTGGACGTCTGCCACTGCTGATTCGAGCTGGTCCTCGTCTCGGCCGTTGATGACGACGTCGCACCCTTCGCGTGCGAGTGCTTTCGCCGATGCTTTGCCGAGACCACTGCTCGACGCGGCAACGAGCGCTGTATCACCAGCTATTCCATAATCCATGTTCGCCAGAGGATACAGTGCAATCTCATGTAAAACCTTTCGCCGAACGCCGGGGTTCCAGGCGTTTAGTACCGCTAAACCGAGATCGAAGCGCGGGATCTACTCACGCTCACCGACTATTCGGTGTGTGATTGCTCGCACCAGTCCCACCGCGACAGACGGATTCCTCGGAGGGCTCTCTTGGAGAACTGATAATTGTTTAGTACCGCTAAACAGATTTTTGTATCTGGAACGTCGATGCGTGAGCATGGGACACGCCCGGAACCCGGTGATGGCCGTGGAAACGACCGCGACCATCCTCAAGAAGTTGGTCGAGCTGGATGGGGCAGGGGTGACTGAGCTGTCGAAGCATCTCGACGTCACGAAGGGAACGGTCCACAACCACCTCACGACGCTCGAAGAGAACAAACTGGTCGTCAGAGAGGATGGCGAGTTCCGACTGGGCCTTCGCTTCTTCGAGTACGGCGAACACGTCAAGAGCCAACACAAGATCTACGAGGTCGGTGTCTCGGAGGTCGACAAGCTCGCCGAGGAGACCGGTGAGCTGGGTAACATCCTCGTCGAGGAACACGGTCTGGGGACGTATCTGTACCGTTCAGAAGGGGAAAACGCCCTGTCGCTCGATACGGATATCGGGTCGCGAGTCTACCTCCATCAGACCGGCCTCGGGAAGGCGATTCTCGCCCACCTGCCGGACGAACGTGTCGAGGAGATCATCCAGGAACACGGCCTCGAACCGAGTACCGAGCAGACGATCACGACTCGCGAGGCCCTCCTCGAAGAGCTATCGGATATCCGTGACCGTGGCTACGCGATCGATATGGAAGAGCGGGCCGAAGGGATTCGCTGCGTGGCGGCTCCAGTCATCACCAACGACGGGGTCGTCCGCGGGGCCGTGAGCGTCGCCGGTCCCGCGAGTCGGATGCGTGGTGAGTATCTGGAGACGACGGTTTCCGACCTGGTCGAACGGGCCGCGAACGTCATCAGTATCAACCTCTCCTACAAGTAGTGAGCGTTTAGCAGTACTAAACGATTGGCGCGCGCCGATGCCGATGGGTGATCGACGACGGACATTACACTAATACAGTTGTAATTCGTGCTAGCGCGTTCGGGCTCTCGGCGTTCGAGTATCGCACGCGCGTCTACGACCAGCGCGTGAGCGTCGGAGTCCGCAACGTCCTCACCGCCGGAGCCTCTGAGCTACCGCCTCCGACCCGTCGACGACGAATGGGACCACTGCCCACACGCCGCGAGATTCCACGAGCAGTGCACCGCCCGTCAACACTCGGACCGTTTTCGAGATATATATTATTGTATAACACGAATCACGAGACACTCGTCTCAGCTGTTCCACGCTGTACCTCGAGCGAACTTGAGATGAATATCGGACGAATCGGTAGACCACGTGCGATAAAGTTCGTCGATAGTCATCTCTCGTTATGTAGGTAGTACAACCTGTTTAAAGAATAATGTCTATAGCTTCCGGCCGTGACACAAACCGGGCCTTGTGTCTCCACCAAGGATATGCCCTCAGCCGACGACACACTGAACATGTCCCTGACACGACGAACGGTTCTCGGCCTCGGTTCCCTCGCACTCGCCGGCGCGCTCGCCGGCTGTACCGGAAGCGCGCCGCGCGCGGACGGCGGCGACGACAGTGGCAGCGGTGGGAGCAGCGGCGGCGATGGCGGCGACAACGGTGACGGCGGCCTCCCCGGCTCCGACTCCGGCACCGGTACGGACAGTTCCGGCGCGGGCGGCACGCGTCCCGAAGGAACGGGCGGACCCGGTGTCACCCTCGTCTCCGTCGACGACGACCCCGACCTCCCGGTCCGGCCGAGCGTCGAACTCGTCCGCGACACGGCGACGGCCGACCACCCGCCCCAGTTGCGGACGACGCTCACCAACACCACCGATTCGCCCGTGCGCGTCGGTGAGGGCCGCGCCGTCCACTTCGAGTACGTCTACAGCGGGGACGACCAGCTCGTCCTCCTCCCCGGCGGCGAGGAGTGGCCCGCAGAGCCCGACTGCTGGCGGCTCACCGAGGGTATCGCCGTGACCGAGGAGTACCGGATGCTCGATATCTCTCCGGGAGAACCGAGCACGCGCCTCGTCGACCTCTATGCGACGCCGGGCGAGGGTGAGGACGCCGACGCCTGCCTCCCGGTCGGCGAGCACCGCTTCGAGACGACCATCTCCGTGCTCTCGGAGTCGGGCGAACAGCAGGAGTCGGTCACCTGGGGGTTCACGGTTCTCCTGGAGTGAGAGCGAAGGCGTGTGACGGTGACGTCACCGCTGTACGCTGTGTTTCGATAGACGAAGGGAGTGGAGCGGCCGGAGGGAGCGAGGCCCGTGCGGGTCTGACGACGAGACTGGTGTGGTGATTAGGCGGTGGTCGTCTCCGCCGGGAGCCGCTCTTCGATTCGCCTGCCGCACTTTCGGCACTTTCTGACGAGCGTTTCCTCTCCATGGATTGACACGGGTTCGTACTGGTACCGACAGAGGAGTTGTTGGACGACGCTCAGTATCTATCTACATCACTTCGATCCCGCGTTGAGATTCAACATTGTGTGTAAATTCATCTCAAAAATCACATTACGATATTATTGGGTGATATATTGCCAGATTGTGTTCTCTCGCCCCTGTGATCGACATGTGTTCGCGTCAGCGCGCACGAACCCGTACTGTCGCGGTGGTCTCACCCGTCGGCGACCGGTGAACCACGTCGAGCGCGACGCCGACCAGTGCGGTCTCGTTCGCCCGTTCCTGGACGACGATACCGCCGTCGGCGACACAGGGACCGAACGCGCGCTGAGCATCACCCGGGCAGTCGCTGTCGGCCCACTCGGCCGCGACGTCACTGTTCTCACGCACGACGAACACCGAGCGGTCCGCCGCGGCGACCTGTCGGAGGTTTTCCCGCGCCCTTCCGAGTGCGGCCCGGGTGTCGTTGACGGTCTGCCCGCGTTCCGCCCACGGTCGGACCGGTCCCACGGCCGCCTCGTTGACGCTCCGCTGGAGGTGACGTTCGGCGACGCTCATCGGGTCGCCAGTTCCGATCTCCGTCGTCGTTCGGACGTCGCCGTGGTACGCGAGACCGTGATACGCCGTCGCCATCGCGACCAGCGCGACCGCCACGACGACCGCCGCGAGGACGACGACTTGCCCGCGGTTCGCTCCCCCGCTCATCGGAACCACACCCAGAGCGTCACGCGTCCCCCGACACTCTCTCGCATCGCCCGTCCAACCGGTCCGCGTGGGGGGAGCGGGTCGCCGACGACGCCATGCGGCGTCGCCAGCCGATAGCGGACGCGGTCGGGGTAGAGCGCCCGTAGCTGGTCGTCAGTGTGGCTCCGCTCACGGACGAACCCCGACCGGTCACGAGCGAGCGCCGTCAACCGCGACGTGCCGTCGCCGTCGGGCGGTGTCGCGTCGAGCACGTCGAGTCCGTCCTCCGCGAGTACGGTCAACGTCGCCTCCTCCGATTCGGCCTCGGGAAGCCCGACGACGAACGTCGTCGCCGCTGCGAGGACGACGAGGAGGCCGACGGCGGCCTCGACGACGGACAAGGAGAGCTGTCCGCGACGTCCGTTCCGACTGCTCGCCCCGCGGTCACACATCGACGGTCACCACCAGTGTCGTGGGTTCGACAGCAAGCGACGTGTACGACACCTCGACGGTCCCGTTCGCCGTCGTCTGGTTCTCCGCCTCGAACGTGAGTTCCGTCTCCCGGAACCGCGACGTCGCGACGGACGCCTCGCCCGACACTCCCGTCTCGTTGTGGAGGACGATCCGGTCGTTCACCCGGACCGTTCGAACGGTCGTGTTCGCTTCGGGGTCGACGACGAGTTCGACCCGGTCCGTTCGGTGCGACAGGGTGAGCGTGTCGTTCGTCGCGAGGTCGACCGTGGCCGTCCGGCTCTGTGGGGTCGCGACGAGGACGCCCCGGTGGACGGTCGCACCGCCCGAGGGGTCGCCCCGCTCGAAGAGCGTTCGTTCCCCGAGTTCGACTCTCACGGTCGCGTTCTCGACGACCGGCGCGAGCGACACGACCGATCCGGCGGTCAGGCTCCGGTTCGGGACGACGTTCTGTGGGTACGACGCCGGCGCGTCGTCGACGAACCGAGCGGCCAGCGTCGACGCCGCGTGTCTATCGGCGGGATCACGCTCCGTCGTCGCGCCGACGAGAACGCTCTCGGCCACCGCGAGACTCGCACCGAGTACGCTCGTGAGAAGGACGAGCGCGACGGCGACGGCGACCAGGTTCGCCTGTCCTCGCCCCTCGCCTCCGATCATCGAAGGACCACCTCGATCCTTCCGCTCTCCTGGGTGACGACGACTGTCGGCTCACTCGTACTCTGGAGGCTCCCGTTGACCCTCGTCTCCGCCGGGACCGACAGCGGGACCGCCCCGCCGACTCCGGCGTGTGGGTGGTCGAGGACGAGCGTCGGTGTCTGATTCCCGTTCACGGCCCGCACGACGTACGCCGAACCCCGGATCGTCCGCGGCATCGAGACGGCGACGCGCCGTTCGACCACGCTGTCGGTGACGACCGCGGCGGTGTCGACCTGTCCCACGACGGCGACGAGCGTCCGGTCGCCCACTTCGGCGCCGGCCGCCGTCCGGTACGTGGGGACGACGCTCCCGAACAGCGCCGCCGAGACGACCCCGACGAACACGACGAGGATGGCGATTTCGAGCGCCTTGCCGGCGACCGGCGCGGCGGCACGCTCATCCACTGCCGACCACCGCCCGAAGGTCGTGGAGCGCGAGGTCGACCGTCGTCTCGCCGGGAATCGGCACGACCACGCTCGGCACGCCGTCGTCGTCGAAATCCCGCCGCTCGACGTCGACACCCGTCTCCTCGAACGCCCGCTCCCACGCGCTCGGCGTTGCGGTCTCGATGGCGACCGTATACCGACCCGCTCGGAGGGTTCGGTACTCGTGGGTCGCGTTCGTCCGTATCGTCACGGCCGTGCCCGTCGATCCACCCACGGCGGTCGATCCGGAGGCGTTCAGCACGACCACGTCGACGAGGACGCGCTCGCCTTCGACGACCACCGGGAGGGGTTCCTGGAGGGACGACCGGTTCCGCCGCCCGTCGACGAGCACGCCACCGAGCGACGCGACTCGCCGTGCCCGGTTCTCGTAGACGAGCACGCCGGCGTCGACGCGCACGACCGCCCTGTCTCCACGGAGGACTCTGACGGTCCGTGGCTCGACGCGGAGGGTACCGTCACTGAACTCGACGCGCGTCGTGTGCGTCCCCCACTCGCCGACGTGCTCCAGGTCGTCGGCGACGCGCTGGGCGTCCGCCGCGGCGACGCCGTCGGCGACGAACGTCCCCGCGGCGACGGTGAGGGCTCCGATGCTGAGCGCCGTCACCGCCACGAGGACGGCGACGCCGATGACGCTGGACTGAGCACGGTTCGTGGAACTCATACGATTCCCACCCCGTGGTAGACGAGGTAGCAGGCGGCGACGAGCGCGCCGGAGTGCAACAACGCCTCGTACCGGTCCCGGCTCGCCATCCCGGCGAACCAGCCGGAGGCGAGCACCGTCGCCTGCGTCACGACGTACACCCGAAAACGGTCGCGTTCGAGGTCGACCGCGTCGGAGACGAGGACGAACCCCGAGGTGTCCGACAGCGCCGACAACTGGGCGAACCCGTCGAAGACGTAGAGGCTGACGGCGACGGTGATGCCGACGACCAGAACGGCGGTCGTCCACCCGACGGCGACGTAGGCCATGAGTGCCGACCGGAGGGCGCGTTTCTCGTGGTAGAGCCGACCGACTTCGGTCTGGAGCGTCTCGAAGACGGTCTCGGTGTCGCTGCCGGCGTCGAGTGCTCCGGTGACGAGGCCGACGGTCTGCTCTGCGAGCGGCGTGCCGACCCGTGCGACGAACCGGTCGAGCGCGGCCGTGCGGACGTTCTCGTCGACGCCCGCGGCGGGGCTCGTCAGGTTCAGATTGAGAGCCAGGTCCGCGACGTCAGGGTTCAGCGGGCCGAGATCGACCTGTGTCGCCACCAGTTCGACCGCCTGTGGGAACGGCCGGCCGAGCGTGACGTGTCCCGACACGGCGTGGACGAAGTCCTTCAACTCTCGATCCTTCGCGTCGTCGAGCCGCGCCCGTCTGATGGAGACGACGCCCACGGGGAGCGCGTACGCCACGTACCCCACCAGGACGACGTCGACGGGGTCGACGCCGAGCAACCAGGCACTGACGGCACCGCCGACACCGGGAACGAGCGCGACGGCGGCCGCGCTCGCCGGATTCAGGGTGGCGCTTCGGAGAACCGCCCCGAGTCCGGGTGGGCGGGTGTAGGTGATCCGCTGGTCCGGCGGGCGGAGGTCTGTCACGACGCCGCTCGCCGCGGCGCCGACGACGAGGATGAACACCGCGCTGGCGTAGACCACGACGCCTCTCACGGTCGTCTCTCCGACCGGCGTCGTCACCGACGCGGAGAGACCGGGCGAGATGACGCTCATCACCGTGAGGACGATGACGAGGAGCGCCGGCAGGACGAGGAGGACGATGAACAACTCCGAGAGCAGTTGGAGGAACCCTTCGGCGCGC
Proteins encoded:
- a CDS encoding type II secretion system F family protein translates to MSHETAAPGEGPDRATGDASGLSVLDRGLYALFARHADAPRHDRDRHRYRSTDLRTSFDLYLARVYGLSWLAVGVAALGVFLVGAAVSRPPLVLGGVRIPDTLLPVVGGILAGLVTRQAVLALGARYLWWHAAARRENIERTLPGAVRYLHVLSSGSDDLTTMFRRVADTDAYGETAVAFRKALNTAALTGSVGEGTRRVARDTPSRDVLAPFLMKFREHANQGPDALRTYLRMESRMLGFQQDRARQRAEGFLQLLSELFIVLLVLPALLVIVLTVMSVISPGLSASVTTPVGETTVRGVVVYASAVFILVVGAAASGVVTDLRPPDQRITYTRPPGLGAVLRSATLNPASAAAVALVPGVGGAVSAWLLGVDPVDVVLVGYVAYALPVGVVSIRRARLDDAKDRELKDFVHAVSGHVTLGRPFPQAVELVATQVDLGPLNPDVADLALNLNLTSPAAGVDENVRTAALDRFVARVGTPLAEQTVGLVTGALDAGSDTETVFETLQTEVGRLYHEKRALRSALMAYVAVGWTTAVLVVGITVAVSLYVFDGFAQLSALSDTSGFVLVSDAVDLERDRFRVYVVTQATVLASGWFAGMASRDRYEALLHSGALVAACYLVYHGVGIV